The Alphaproteobacteria bacterium LSUCC0719 genome includes the window CGGGCGTGAGGTGACAAACGACTCGCTGTGCGAACATCTCAGCGCCTCCGGGCTTGAAGGTGTGATTGCGGTTGTCGCCTGTGACAAGCCGCCTGTCGGAACGCTCGCCGCTGTTCTTGAGCATAACAGGCCGGCCATCATCATGTCGGACGGTTCAATCCGTCCCGGCACCGATTCCGCGACTGGCGAGCCGATCGACATCATCACCAGCTACCAGCTTGCCGGCAGCCCGGACGAGGATCTGAAACGGCGGATTGCGCTTGAATCCTGCCCCGGGTTTGGCAGCTGTGGTGGCATGTTCACCTACAACACAATGCAAACATTCATCGGCGTTGTCGGCATGCAGCCGCTGCATATGGTATCGCCCGCCTCGCAGGATGAGCGCCGCCTGACCGAGTTTCCAAACCAGCTTATCGATTGTCTGGAAAACATGATCGCAAAGGATATCAAACCACGCGACATCGTGACCAGCCAGTCAATCCGCAACGCCATCATTGTGGCGATGGCGGTTGGTGGATCGACAAATGTGATGCTCCATGCGCCGGAAATCGCCCGTGCCGCTGGCTACAGGAATTTCTCGCAGGATGTGATGAGTGCCGAGGAATTCAATCATCTGTCGAAGAATGTCGTTCCGGTGATTGTCGATGCCCGTCCGTTTGGCAGGTTCTCGATGGTTGATATCGATGCCAAGGGTGGGGTTCAGGTCTTTGTCAAGGATCTGCTTGATGCCGGATTGCTGAACGGTGATGTGCTGACCTGTACCGGTGAAACACTGGCCGAACAGATTGCCAGACTTGATCCACCGGCGCCCGATGGCGATGTGATCCATTCCGTGGCAACCCCTTACAAGCCAACCGGCGGACTGCGCGTGCTTGGCGGCAACCTGTCACCGGAATTCAGCGCCGTGCTGAAGCTTGCCGGTGTTGAAGGTGGGCTGGAGAACAATATCTTCGCCGGTACGGCCCGGATTTTCGACGGTGAGCAGAAATTGCTCGAGATGCTCGATACCAGTCCCGATCATTTTCAGGATGGTGACATGATCGTGGTTCGCTATGAAGGCCCTGTCGGTGGACCCGGCATGCCTGAAATGCTGGATTCCACATCGCGGATTACCGCGCTGTGCCGGGAACGCGGCATTGTTGTCGGCCTGATGACAGATGGTCGTTTTTCAGGTGGGTCGGTCGGTCTGGTGATCGGTCATGTTGGCCAGGAAGCTGCAGTTGGCGGGCCAATCGGTCTGCTTGAGGATGGCGACCAGGTTATCGTCGATCTGAACAGCAACGAGTTGAACTGCCCGCAACTGGAAGATTCGTCGGTGTTGAAAACACGCCGCGCGGCTTGGCAGGCGGCTGTTGATGCCAATGGCGGCACGCATCCATCTGTTGGCGATGCCAATACCCGGCTGTTGAACAGGATGCGCTGTTCGGCGGTATCAGCGGTTCAGGGGGCGGGCATGCATCCGGGCGGTGATCTGTTTGTCAATGATCCGCGCTCGCCGGTATCTTCCGACTTCACACCGGTCAATCGCCACCGCTAGTCGCGAAGCGCAACCCAGACAGGGGTATGGTCCGACGGTTTTTCGAGGCCGCGCGGGCCTTTGTCGACGCCTGATCCTTCCAGCCTGTCCACCGCCTCTGGCGACAGCAGCAGGTGGTCAATCCGCACGCCATTGTCCTTTTGCCAGGCTCCTGCCTGATAGTCCCAATAGCTGTAGATGACATCCTGTGGGTGGCAGGCCCGGATCGCGTCAACATACCCGTCATGGCAGATGCGGAAGAAGGCTGCGCGGCTTTCATCGCGGGTCAGCGCATCGCCTTCCCATCCCGCAGGGTCATAACAATCGATATCCTGGGGGATGACGTTGAAATCACCACCGAGAACAACCGGCATTTCGTCTTCCAGCAGCGTGGCCGCGCGATCCCTCAGGCGCGCCATCCAGGCAATCTTGTAGTCGAATTTCGGTCCGGGAACCGGGTTGCCGTTCGGCAGGTAGATGGTCGCAACACGCACGCCGTTGACCGTGGCCTCCATATAGCGTGCCTGCTCGTCCGCCTCGTCACCCGGCAGGCCGCAGACGATGTCGGTCAAGGGCGCGCGTGCGGCAATGGCAACGCCGTTATAGCTTTTCTGACCGTGGAACGCGACGTTCCAGCCAATGTCACGGTACAGCTCAACCGGGAAATTCTGATCCTGGGTCTTGGTTTCCTGGATCAGCAGCACATCGCACGCGCCTGATGACAGATAGGACAGGATATGGTCCTGCCTTGCCTTGGCCGAATTCACGTTCCAGCTGGCGATCCGCATGAATCAGACGGAAAAGGACGTGCCGCACCCGCAGGATGCTGTGGCATTCGGGTTGCTGACCGAAAAATATGACCCCATGAGATCCTGGACATAATCCAGCTCTGCATTGTCGACAAGTTCCAGTGACATCTCGTCAATGACAACCTCGACATCATGGCTGACAAAGCTCAGATCATCATCCTGCCGTGCGGTGTCGATGCTGAATTCATATTGAAAGCCGGAGCAGCCGCCGCCATTTACCGCCACTCGGAAAAAGCTGCCATCGGGTTCGCCGGACAGCATGCTCTGGATCCGTTGCGCCGCCGATGCGCTCAACCCGAAAGAGCCGGGCAGTGTCTCAGCAGTGGCTGTTGTCGTGGTCATGGGGTTCCCCGCAGTGATGTCCGGTGACGGTCATATTTCAATATGAAGTGACATGACACCCAAATCAAGACGCAGCGATGCCACGCCTTGAAACGCTTTCCGATTGAGAAAACAGCCTTCCGCGCCTACATTGACGGCTGTCCTCAGCCAATAGCCGGATCGGCCCGCCGTGTCGCAAGACAACACATCCACTGGATATGAAACCCGTGAACTCGCGCCCTATGCCAGTCACGGGCCGGCAAGTCGTGGACGGCTTCACGCTGAACCGGACGAGGGCAGGGGCGCACCCGCCGATCTGGCCGCACGGACACCGTTCCAGCGTGATCGGGACCGCATTCTGCATTCCGGTGCGTTTCGCAAGCTGAAACATAAAACGCAGGTTTTCGTCTATCACGAGGGCGATTATTTCCGCACCCGTATGACCCATTCCATCGAAGTGGCACAGATCGCCAGATCGATGGCGCGCGCGCTTCGCCTGAACGATGATCTGGCGGAGGCCGTGTCGCTGGCGCACGACCTTGGCCATACCCCCTTTGGCCATGCCGGCGAGGATGCGCTGGGCCGCGCCATGCAGACGCATGGCGGGTTCGACCATAATGAACAGACCGTGCGCGTGGTAACGGCGCTTGAGCATCGCTATGCGGGGTTCGACGGGTTGAACCTGACATGGGAAACCTTGGAGGGCGTGGTCAAGCATAATGGCCCTCTTGCCGGCCGGGACGACATCCGCCCGGCGATCCGCGATCTTGATTCGCGGTTCGATCTCGATCTGGGCAATTATCCCTCGGCAGAGGCACAGCTGGCCAATCTCGCAGATGACATCGCCTATCTGTCGCATGATTTCGATGACGCCCTGCGTGCCGGGCTGTTTGACATAGATGCCATTCGTGATTTGCCACAGGTCGACGCAATTCTGACCGACATTGATGCAAGATATGGCTCGCTGCCCTTGTCCCGCCTTACTCATGAGCTTGTCAGACGACTGATTTCTGTTTTTGTACAGGATCTTCTGGGGCAGTCTTTACAGAATATTACAGCGTTGCCAGCCGCCAGCGCCGACGATATTCGTCAGGCCGGACATCCCGTGATTGCCTTCAGTTCCCGGATGGCGGCGGATCTTGAAACCATTCGTGGCTTCCTGTTCACCAACATGTGGCGTCATTACAAGGTCAACCGTATGACCAGCAAGGCGAAACGGGTGGTGACAGATTTGTTCAATTTGTTTATGTCCGAGACCAACACACTGCCCGATGAATGGCAATCCCGCGGGGGGATCGGGATTGACGCGATGCCGGAGGATGTTCGCGCCCGAATCATCGCCGACTACATCGCGTCCATGACCGATCGCTATGCAATTCTTGAGCATGAACGTCTTTTCGAACCTGGCCCTATCCTGAGATAAGCATGAATATTTTCACCCTATTCGAGGCTGAATTCGAGACTATTGTCGGGTCGTTTCAGGCGTCCGGAAAGTTACCGGCCGGCCTGGATACGAGCCGTGTTGTCTTTGAACTGCCCCGTGATGTGTCACATGGCGATCTCGCCTGCAATGCTGCCATGGTTCTTGCCAAGCAGGCGGGGATGAAACCGCGTGACCTTGCCGGGTTGCTGACACCGGCTTTGGCCGACATCGACGGTGTCACGGATGTTGAGATCGCGGGTCCCGGGTTTCTGAACCTGCGCGTGGAACCGCGTCTCTGGGCACAGGAGATCGACGCCATCATAGCGGCAGGTGTCGATTATGGTCGCAATGACAGTGGCGGCGGCATGCCGGTCAATGTTGAATATGTGTCGGCCAATCCGACAGGTCCGCTTCACGCGGCACATGCCCGTGGCGCCGTTCTTGGCGACGCGATGGCAAGTCTGCTTGATTTCTGCGGCTGGAAGGTAACCCGTGAATATTACATCAACGATGCCGGCGCGCAGGTCGACGTGCTGGCACGGTCCGCCTATCTACGGTATTGCGAAGCGAAGGGACGCGACATCGGCGAAATTCCGAAGGGACTGTATCCCGGTGCCTATCTGATTGATGTAGGCACGGCCCTGGCAGCGGAATTTGGCGACAGCTTCCTCGATCAGGACGAACAGGAATGGCTTGAACCTGTCCGCAGTTTCACCATCGACGCCATCATGGCCGGCATTCGTGAAGACCTGCTGGCGCTTGGCATCAACATGGACCGGTTCTCGTCGGAGCGTGCGTTGGTCGACAATGGTGCCGTGCAGACGGCAATCAACAGGCTGGAGGCGGCCGACCATGTCTACCGGGGCATTCTTGAACCCCCGAAGGGCAAGGAACCGGAAGACTGGGAGCCACGTGAACAGCTGCTGTTCCGTGCTTCGGCATTTGGTGACGATACTGACAGGCCGCTTCAGAAATCCGACGGCAGCTGGACCTATTTCGCGTCGGATGTTGCCTATCACATGGACAAGCTCGACCGCACCGGTGGTCCGCTGATCAATATTTTCGGCGTTGACCACGGCGGCTATGTGAAACGCATGATGGCGGCTGTTGAAGCGCTGTCAGGTCACAAGGGTCAGCTTGACATTCAGCTGTGCCAGCTGGTCAATCTGATGGCTGACGGCAAGCCGGTGAAAATGTCGAAACGTGCCGGAAACTTCGTGACGGTTCGGGATGTCATTGATGCCGTTGGCGCTGATGTGATCCGGTTCATCATGTTGACCCGCCGCAGCGAACAGACACTGGATTTCGACTACGCACGGGTTACCGAGCAATCACGCGACAATCCCGTATTCTATGTTCAGTATGCGCATGCGCGCGCCAGTTCGGTGTTGCGGCAGACCGGGGACGTGATGCCAGACAGTGCAGCGCTCGAGCGTTTGACCGACCCTGCTGAAATGGCGGTGATCCGCCACTTGGCAGGTTGGCCGAAGCTGGTGGTGTCTGCGGCGCGCGCGCATGAACCGCATCGTGTTGCCTTCTATCTGATGGATCTGGCTGCGGCCTTCCATGCCCTGTGGACCGCCGGACGTGAGAACCCTGACCTGCGGTTCATCCGTGACGATGCGCCAGAGCTGACCGCGGCACGCCTCCGCCTTGTCAAGGCAACGGCTTTGGTGATTAGATCGGGCCTTGGTGTTCTGGCGATCGACGCACGAGAGGAAATGTAAGGCGAATGGCACGTAACCCGGCTGGAAAAAGCGGCGGTATCTGGCTGAAAACGCTGCTTTTCGGTGTGCTTGCTATCGGGGGTATCGGGGCTGCCGCGATCATTCTTCAACCAATGCTCGTGACACCGGCGTCCGATGTTGTGTTGATCAAGGCAGAACCCGGGCCGTTCAGGGAAAAACCGGTATCACCAGGTGGTGCAAAAATCCCGCATACGGACAGTACGGTAATGGGCATGCTTGGCGGCATGGTCGAAAAACAGGAGGATGTTGAAATTCTGCAACCTCCTGCCGATGTGCCGGAAATGCCGCCACTTCCCAAAGCCGCAGATGAAACAATTGTCATGGCGCCTGAACCTGCACCTGTCGTGCCGGCCGATGGTCAGGCCCCGAAAGTCCAGACACCTGATGCCAATACATCGGATGGTCCTGTCGATCTGGCAAAGATTGCCTCGGCTACCGACCAGACCGCAACCCCGTCTGAAACCGGTGACAGTGATGCCGGTGCAGCAGGCAAAACAGACGGCAAAACAGAGGGCGAAACAGGGCCGGCAGACAGGCCTGGCGACGCTGATCAAACGGAAACACAGATTGCGGGAGCCCAGGGTTCTGAAACGGACAGCGCCTCCTCAGACACGGCCTCGCTGCAATCCATGCCAAAATCCAAGCCCGCCGAATCCAAACGGCCAAAAGGCCCAGCCGTGGAAGGTGACGAGCCGCTTTATCTGGTGCAGCTTGCCGCCTTTCGGAACGCCGCCACAGCGCGCGAACAGGCAGCTATGCTTGGGGGAAAGCATCAGTCCCGTCTGAGCGGGGTTGAACTTGGTACGATGAAGGTCGATGCCGGCGAGAACGGTATCTTCTGGCGGGTGATTACCGAGCCGCTTCAGCGGGTTGACGCCGACAACCTCTGCTCGGCTCTGAAACGTGCCGGACAGGACTGCATCCTTCGCAAATTCGACAATCAGTCTTCATCATGATGACCGCGGACACTCTGCCAGCATGAATGATACCGACACCATCGACGAGCCATTTGACGAAGGGGCACCGCCACGCGAAGCGCCCGAGCAACTGTCTCTGTTCGTCAATCTTGACGGGTTTGAGGGGCCGATTGATCTGTTGCTGTCGCTGGCCCGCGAGCAGAAGGTCGATCTGTCGCGCATCGCGATTCTGCCGCTTGCCGAACAATATCTGAGTTACATCGATACGGTACGACGCCTCGATCTGGAAGTCGCGGCGGATTATCTGGTTATGGCGGCATGGCTTGCCTATCTGAAATCACGGCTTCTTCTTCCTGATCCGGAACCGGAACAGGCCGAAGAGGTTATCGACATGACCGACGCGCTGAAATATCAGCTGTTGCGGCTGGAATCGATGCAGCAGGCGGCCAAACGGCTGATATCGCTGCCACGGCTTGGCCATCAGCGGTTTGCGCGCGGTGAACCCGAAACCTTTGAAACGGTCACTGAACCTGTCTGGACGGCGAGCCTCTATGACCTTCTTGCCTGTTACGGTGCCATCCAGTCGGGTGTTGAAAACCGGACCCTGACAATTGCCGCAACGAGGCTCTTTTCGGTCGAGGAGGCAGCGCAGAGACTGCGCGCGCTGGTCGGGCAGGTTCCCGAATGGACGGTCCTTGAATCCTTTCTGCCACCCAATCTGAAAACTGACCTGGACCGTCGCTCGGCGACAGCATCTCATTTCGTGGCATCGCTGGAACTGGCGCGCGAAGGAATGGTACGCTTGCGTCAGGACAGTCGATTTGCACCTCTTTTTCTCAGGTCGAGGGATCAAGCATGACGGGCGGGATTTCGCTTAGCCAATGGGCCGCTGCCATCGAGGCGATCATCTTTGCGGCATCAAAACCGGTTCGGGGCCCTGAACTTCAGGCGCAGCTTCCAGATGGTGTTGAGCTTGAATCCGTGCTGCCACTGATCGAAGCGCGCTTTGATGCGACAAGCGGCATTGAGCTGTGCCGCGTTGGCGATGCCTTTGCCTTTCGCACCCGCCCCGAGATTGCCGAGAGGTTGAACACTCACCGTCAGGTCGAGCGCCCGCTGTCACGGGCAGCGCTGGAGGTGCTTGCCATCGTTGCCTATCATCAACCGATCACCCGTGCGGAGATTGAGGAAGTCCGTGGCATCAGCCTGTCGCGCGGCACGATCGATATCCTGCTCGAACTTGGCTGGATAAAGCCGCGGGGCCGCCGTCGCACGCCGGGGCGCCCCCTGACCTGGGGAACCAGCCCGGCATTTCTGGATCATTTCGGACTTGAATCGTTGAGTGACCTGCCGGGGCTTGACGATCTGAAGGCAGCGGGATTGCTGCGCAAGGGACAGGTGATCGGTGGGCTGATCGACGGCGTGTCAGCCGACGATGACGAGGCTGAGGATATGATTGGCGAAGATGAGCCTGATCTTCTTGAAGAAGCCATGATCGATGCCGGCATGGGTATCGACGATGACGGGGAAGACAACATCAATGCTTGAATTTCGCCATATCTCGCATGCCTATAACGGGAATGATTCGGTAAAGGATGTCAGCTTTTCCGTCGATGCCGGCGAGGTCGTGACGCTTCTTGGTCCTTCAGGCTGTGGGAAGACGACATTGCTGCGTCTTGCCGCCGGGCTGGAACGCCCGAAATCAGGTGAAATATGGCTTGATGACAAGCTTGTTTCCGATCCTGTTCAGGCGGTGCCCCCCGAAACACGGGGTGTTGGCTACATGTTTCAGGATTACGCGCTGTTCCCGCATCTGACGGTGCTTGAAAATGTTCTGTTCGGGCTTCGCAATCGCGGCAGTGAGGCGACGAGGCGCGGTCTCGATGTGCTGGCCGAGGCGAATATCGAAACGCTTGCCGATTCCTATCCGCATGAATTGTCAGGCGGGCAGCAACAACGTGTTGCACTGGCACGCGCGCTGGCGCCACGGCCATCGGTGATCCTGCTGGACGAACCCTATGCTGGTCTTGACAGCCGGTTGCGCGAACGGATCCGTGACCAGATGCTGCATGTCCTGAAGGCGGCAGGTACAGCGGCCTTGATGGTAACCCATGACGCCGAAGAAGCCATGTTCATGTCGGACAACATCATTGTCATGTGTGATGGTGAGGTGCAGCAGACCGGGCGCCCGGTCAATCTCTATTGCCAGCCGAACAGTGCCTTTGTGGCGGAGTTTTTTGGCGAAGTTAATCGACTTGAAGGTCGCGTTGTAAATGGCTGTATCAAAACGGTTCTGGGTGATTTCAAGGCCCCGGATTCGATGCGGGAAGGGGATCCGGCGAGCATAGTGATCCGGCATGAGGCGCTGAATATCGAACCGCATGGATCAGAGGCGCAGACAAACGCGTTTGTCATGGAGGCGCGTCTTCTGGGGCGCGCGTCACTGATCCACCTGTCGGTTCCGACAGGAACCAAGGAGCTGCATTTTCATGCGCGGGTTCCGGGGTTGAATTCGCTGCAGACCGGCAGTCCGGTGCGGATAACTGTTGATACCGCCCAGGCGTTTGTTTTTCCGGCCAATGAATGACACCCCAAGGCGGTGACAGGACAGGGCGAGGCTGACTGGCATCGGCCTGGGTGTCTTTGACGCAGGGGCCGTAACGATTGCTTGTTCATCTTAAACTCCCTGTCTATATTCTCGATGAATCCAGCGCGGCACGGACATCAGGCGTGCCGCTTCATAACCCAGGGGAAACAAAATGTTTGGTGGTACGTTCAGCATCATGCACTGGCTTGTCGTACTTGCGGTCGTTCTGCTGCTTTTCGGCGGGCGCGGCAAGGTGTCGTCGATTATGGGCGATTTCGGCAAGGGATTGCGCAACTTCAAAACCGGCCTGAAAGGCGAAGGCGAAGCAGCCGAGGCCGAGGAGGTTGAGGAGGTCGAAGTCATCGAAGAGACTCCGGCACCGCAAAAGAAGGCCCCTGCGAAAAAGGCCGCTGCCAAGAAAAAGGCTGCCGCCAAGAAAAAGGCACCAGCCAAAAAAGCCGCAGCGAAGAAAAAAGCCGCCAAGAAAAGCTAAACAGGGCCACGTGATGCTGGACATTGGTGGCTGGGAATTTCTGGTTGTTGCCTTCGTGCTGATCATGGTGGTCGGCCCGAAGGAGCTTCCAAAA containing:
- the xth gene encoding exodeoxyribonuclease III; translation: MRIASWNVNSAKARQDHILSYLSSGACDVLLIQETKTQDQNFPVELYRDIGWNVAFHGQKSYNGVAIAARAPLTDIVCGLPGDEADEQARYMEATVNGVRVATIYLPNGNPVPGPKFDYKIAWMARLRDRAATLLEDEMPVVLGGDFNVIPQDIDCYDPAGWEGDALTRDESRAAFFRICHDGYVDAIRACHPQDVIYSYWDYQAGAWQKDNGVRIDHLLLSPEAVDRLEGSGVDKGPRGLEKPSDHTPVWVALRD
- the argS gene encoding arginine--tRNA ligase; amino-acid sequence: MNIFTLFEAEFETIVGSFQASGKLPAGLDTSRVVFELPRDVSHGDLACNAAMVLAKQAGMKPRDLAGLLTPALADIDGVTDVEIAGPGFLNLRVEPRLWAQEIDAIIAAGVDYGRNDSGGGMPVNVEYVSANPTGPLHAAHARGAVLGDAMASLLDFCGWKVTREYYINDAGAQVDVLARSAYLRYCEAKGRDIGEIPKGLYPGAYLIDVGTALAAEFGDSFLDQDEQEWLEPVRSFTIDAIMAGIREDLLALGINMDRFSSERALVDNGAVQTAINRLEAADHVYRGILEPPKGKEPEDWEPREQLLFRASAFGDDTDRPLQKSDGSWTYFASDVAYHMDKLDRTGGPLINIFGVDHGGYVKRMMAAVEALSGHKGQLDIQLCQLVNLMADGKPVKMSKRAGNFVTVRDVIDAVGADVIRFIMLTRRSEQTLDFDYARVTEQSRDNPVFYVQYAHARASSVLRQTGDVMPDSAALERLTDPAEMAVIRHLAGWPKLVVSAARAHEPHRVAFYLMDLAAAFHALWTAGRENPDLRFIRDDAPELTAARLRLVKATALVIRSGLGVLAIDAREEM
- a CDS encoding HesB/IscA family protein; its protein translation is MTTTTATAETLPGSFGLSASAAQRIQSMLSGEPDGSFFRVAVNGGGCSGFQYEFSIDTARQDDDLSFVSHDVEVVIDEMSLELVDNAELDYVQDLMGSYFSVSNPNATASCGCGTSFSV
- a CDS encoding ScpA family protein translates to MNDTDTIDEPFDEGAPPREAPEQLSLFVNLDGFEGPIDLLLSLAREQKVDLSRIAILPLAEQYLSYIDTVRRLDLEVAADYLVMAAWLAYLKSRLLLPDPEPEQAEEVIDMTDALKYQLLRLESMQQAAKRLISLPRLGHQRFARGEPETFETVTEPVWTASLYDLLACYGAIQSGVENRTLTIAATRLFSVEEAAQRLRALVGQVPEWTVLESFLPPNLKTDLDRRSATASHFVASLELAREGMVRLRQDSRFAPLFLRSRDQA
- a CDS encoding ABC transporter ATP-binding protein; protein product: MLEFRHISHAYNGNDSVKDVSFSVDAGEVVTLLGPSGCGKTTLLRLAAGLERPKSGEIWLDDKLVSDPVQAVPPETRGVGYMFQDYALFPHLTVLENVLFGLRNRGSEATRRGLDVLAEANIETLADSYPHELSGGQQQRVALARALAPRPSVILLDEPYAGLDSRLRERIRDQMLHVLKAAGTAALMVTHDAEEAMFMSDNIIVMCDGEVQQTGRPVNLYCQPNSAFVAEFFGEVNRLEGRVVNGCIKTVLGDFKAPDSMREGDPASIVIRHEALNIEPHGSEAQTNAFVMEARLLGRASLIHLSVPTGTKELHFHARVPGLNSLQTGSPVRITVDTAQAFVFPANE
- a CDS encoding dihydroxy-acid dehydratase, whose protein sequence is MKNSKTVLIDTNPGRNCQTFGVARELGTSVDLIHEPSVGVVGNKGDSQCYLGVSAKVNSIHQALLARIGEDEGKMSMRLVQPEFTIATSDGIRNGTKEMRYSLIGREVTNDSLCEHLSASGLEGVIAVVACDKPPVGTLAAVLEHNRPAIIMSDGSIRPGTDSATGEPIDIITSYQLAGSPDEDLKRRIALESCPGFGSCGGMFTYNTMQTFIGVVGMQPLHMVSPASQDERRLTEFPNQLIDCLENMIAKDIKPRDIVTSQSIRNAIIVAMAVGGSTNVMLHAPEIARAAGYRNFSQDVMSAEEFNHLSKNVVPVIVDARPFGRFSMVDIDAKGGVQVFVKDLLDAGLLNGDVLTCTGETLAEQIARLDPPAPDGDVIHSVATPYKPTGGLRVLGGNLSPEFSAVLKLAGVEGGLENNIFAGTARIFDGEQKLLEMLDTSPDHFQDGDMIVVRYEGPVGGPGMPEMLDSTSRITALCRERGIVVGLMTDGRFSGGSVGLVIGHVGQEAAVGGPIGLLEDGDQVIVDLNSNELNCPQLEDSSVLKTRRAAWQAAVDANGGTHPSVGDANTRLLNRMRCSAVSAVQGAGMHPGGDLFVNDPRSPVSSDFTPVNRHR
- a CDS encoding twin-arginine translocase TatA/TatE family subunit, with the translated sequence MHWLVVLAVVLLLFGGRGKVSSIMGDFGKGLRNFKTGLKGEGEAAEAEEVEEVEVIEETPAPQKKAPAKKAAAKKKAAAKKKAPAKKAAAKKKAAKKS
- a CDS encoding deoxyguanosinetriphosphate triphosphohydrolase; amino-acid sequence: MSQDNTSTGYETRELAPYASHGPASRGRLHAEPDEGRGAPADLAARTPFQRDRDRILHSGAFRKLKHKTQVFVYHEGDYFRTRMTHSIEVAQIARSMARALRLNDDLAEAVSLAHDLGHTPFGHAGEDALGRAMQTHGGFDHNEQTVRVVTALEHRYAGFDGLNLTWETLEGVVKHNGPLAGRDDIRPAIRDLDSRFDLDLGNYPSAEAQLANLADDIAYLSHDFDDALRAGLFDIDAIRDLPQVDAILTDIDARYGSLPLSRLTHELVRRLISVFVQDLLGQSLQNITALPAASADDIRQAGHPVIAFSSRMAADLETIRGFLFTNMWRHYKVNRMTSKAKRVVTDLFNLFMSETNTLPDEWQSRGGIGIDAMPEDVRARIIADYIASMTDRYAILEHERLFEPGPILR
- the scpB gene encoding SMC-Scp complex subunit ScpB — translated: MTGGISLSQWAAAIEAIIFAASKPVRGPELQAQLPDGVELESVLPLIEARFDATSGIELCRVGDAFAFRTRPEIAERLNTHRQVERPLSRAALEVLAIVAYHQPITRAEIEEVRGISLSRGTIDILLELGWIKPRGRRRTPGRPLTWGTSPAFLDHFGLESLSDLPGLDDLKAAGLLRKGQVIGGLIDGVSADDDEAEDMIGEDEPDLLEEAMIDAGMGIDDDGEDNINA
- a CDS encoding SPOR domain-containing protein, which translates into the protein MARNPAGKSGGIWLKTLLFGVLAIGGIGAAAIILQPMLVTPASDVVLIKAEPGPFREKPVSPGGAKIPHTDSTVMGMLGGMVEKQEDVEILQPPADVPEMPPLPKAADETIVMAPEPAPVVPADGQAPKVQTPDANTSDGPVDLAKIASATDQTATPSETGDSDAGAAGKTDGKTEGETGPADRPGDADQTETQIAGAQGSETDSASSDTASLQSMPKSKPAESKRPKGPAVEGDEPLYLVQLAAFRNAATAREQAAMLGGKHQSRLSGVELGTMKVDAGENGIFWRVITEPLQRVDADNLCSALKRAGQDCILRKFDNQSSS